The window aaagatattcaaacagttttttttaacgatacctattttactgaatttttctagttactataacaaatgaaatttttctcgatgcACCCACCGAACGTGGGATTAGCTCGCGCAGGCTTTGAAAGACATCTCGAACCTCGTCGAAGGAAGTTTGTTGGCCAAAAATCCACctttttcttaattttgtAGCGAGGTTCGTGGATTTTTTACATTCGTAAGCtacaaacatatttttgaaaatgtttaattgCAGGTTGCGCTTCTTCAGAAGTTTGTTACCTCCGAAAtacatttcaatttgttaCCAACGTCTTGGctgttttttcaattgatgGGTACATTCAGTTGACCGTAACTTTTCACTTCGTGAGTCACATTGCAAATTGGATGCGCATCACTAGATTCGTTCAGAAAagatttgttaaattttacaCTAATTTAAAATCGAAAGTCATTCCGAAGACCGTAATTAAGTATTAACGTCAGAACATTACCCTCGGATCCTATTCTTTCATCTAATTTCTCGTCTTTACCATTGTTGTCCTTACATCACAAAGCAGAATTGAAATCTACTAAAAAAGTCAGAGATATACAGCGAGTTTCGTGTAAAACGTGACTTGACTTCGGTGAATGAAGTGCCTCGTTGGCCAGGATCCTTTTTCTGCAATCAAAAGAGTAACGAGAAACGATTTTCAACACCTTCACCGTGTCTCGGCGCCAGTGAAGGTGCTCTTGCCTACCACAGCgtcgaattaaaatttaattacattatAGCGGTACCATCAGCGTGGCTATAATAACCgcaattattttaaaaccCGAGTTTACGAGCTGTTTGTACCGTGCATATCTGTTGTACGTTGAACGCGTTGGATTCGACCAGTTTCGACgtggtgaaaaattcagtcCAATCCTTTGACCAACCGAACTGATCAGAGTTACGAGGGACTACCGGGTGTGTCTCAATTGGAATGACGATAAATCAAAACGGTTGGTACGAATTTGATATTTGCAGCCCTTTTGTTATTTACAGGAATCGCGAGCGCAACGCGAACGTATCTAAGCATTTTTTGTCTCCGCTAAACATGCAAACTGGGATGCCTAGGCAGAGCGAATGCCTGGAACTATACGTGTGCACATCGTAATTTCCAAGCTCTATATCAGCTCTGGgatcgataaattatttcacccaTTATAATTACCAAGATGTCAAAGTTGAGTGTCAAGGAGAATATGTTGTTAACCCAACGCTCCGTTGATCGCGGACTCGACAATCTAGGTACCTAGCAATTAGTATTTGGAGTAACTACCCTATTCGCCCTCGGGATGAAGATATTATCTCGCATATAGTTGTACAACTCATACAGGTATATAGGTGGTGGTAATATCGCGGGACACGATCGGCTTTCATTAGCATAATCTGTATAAATCTTACACCGATCTTATCCCGTTCCTAGAGAGTCGAAGATCCCCTAGGCTCGTACACCTATATTAGCCAACGTATAGGCGATAATTGCGAAAGGTAAATCACGATGACTGAATACTTGACCATGGATAATCGGCTTCTGAATTTTATGATGTCATTATCGTTCTAAGAACTATGGCCAACTCTGGAGGACAATCATTATCGATGTTTCAATCTCTGATGcgtgcaaaaaatttctcacagaGACTCTATGAAAAGAATACATTATGTGTACGATCTTTGTTTCGGAGTTGAAATTGACAACGGCATCAGCTATACGAATATGTTTGAAACGAATATGTATTATCGTGGAGTTAACTTTGAGAAATCGGTGTTATACAGTTTCAACTATGTCATAGttattttctgacaaattttggattcttttttttacatcgcaACGCAACCAATTGACGTCGTGAATCAAGGCTAACTCTTTAGCAATGATAAGCGCCCATTACCTCAAGAGAgggatttttaatcaaattttatacttgaCAGAATTACTGCGAAAAAGTATAATTGACCATAAAATTTGTTACCAAAATTTTCGTTGCTTTATTCCATCTTCAGACAAGTTAtagaaatcaaaataaattacagcatttttcttaatatttcACAACTTCTGGTTATGAAATAGTGGCCATTCAAACTtcagaataattgaaatattgtatgCTTCATTTGATTCTTTGAATGCTTTTTTTCGCACGCCGTTTTACGACGGTATCTTTCACCACTTCGAAAATTTTGGATACACCATCTTGTCCTGATCAAGCATCCAGCAACCAAACCGACTATGAATCCGATAATGGAATCGGGCTTACTGCGAAAAAACCAAGCTATATTTTGTTGATCCGACCGAAATTTTATCAAGAGTGTGACTTTATACTTTTACTAGCCTTCCCTAAATTCATTCGTGCAACTGATTTTTATAAGTAACAAGTATTCCCTGAAGGTTTTCGTAACGAATTCCAATAGCCCATCAAGAATTTCGTGCACATGTATGTATCACATCACGTACCCAAGTTCTTAAAATCACgctataaatttgaatttgggATAACAATCCGGCGAGATGAGCTAATTTGAACTTATATAACGAGATATCGTGGGAAAGTTCCCATTCGAATTTAGTTAACAAGTCGCAGTAGGTAGAATATGATGTACAAGCAGAGACTACTCTTCATCCGCTAACGGCAAATTAATATCAAACGgtctttttcctctcttcctctctctctctctctctctctctttctttccctctcGATCTTCGCGTAATTTTCTCTCTTGAATCGCGCGTACGCGCTCTACGATCGTGATTACACCGTATTCCCCAACCAACCGGAGCATTATTACGACGCGTTGTGGGTGGTATCGGAGTAAGACAAAATTCATACCATCATAGAAATCGTTAATTGAAGCAAGACCAATCGTTAATCgtgacatttttattttccaggCTGGTTCTCCGTAGTGTCTGGCAGCAACATGACCGGAACTGCGAGAGTCTATCGAAGAGTTGAAACTCTCGTGAGAGCCGGAGTCCCAGCTTTCCTGTTGACTTCGCCTCTCAGGGCTTACACCCTGACGCATTCGAAAATGGGTAAGAATAACTTATTTCATCAGATTCAAGGGTGAATAGGCCGAACCGAGGACagggaaaaattcattaaaaaatcttCAGCAATATTGTTTACGAAGATTAATACCAAAATAGacataaaacaaaatttttaccacatAATAGAAATGAACTGAGAAAATGTGAATAACGCAATTTGaaatatcaacaatttcagaaatggttttataattaaaatgttCAAACTGATTGTACCCTGCAGTTTTCTTCCGATTCTCATCATTTTGGACTTGTTTTTCTCACTGATTAAATCCCAACAAACACTGTAAAAAAGATTACGTGCAGTTATAacgcgaaatttttattcataacgAATATCTGCTGTACGGTGTATCGTACTTACAGAAATCTATCTCTATCCCCTCTCAAGATAACTATcggtaatattattttcaaataatatctGAGGATCTATATGGTGAaacaattgtttaaaaaaaacaccagAGCTTAATCGGACTGAACGTTCTAATCATAAAACTCTAATCATAAAACCTTTTCGCATCGTCTCGATATCTTAACTTGCGTCAATCGAATTACcttaaattaatttctatcaaattttAGGGGGTATATTTAATCCGTGTTTACTATCATTCGCACGAATAACacggctgaaaatttttttaaagtttttctttccctcttcCCAACTCTTGATACAGCTGTTCCGCCCAATTCACTCTTACAATTAATCATCGGCTGTTAATTGCGCCTAGTCAGCTGCGACTTACTCGGATCCTTGAGACTACTGCTGACGCGTACGTAACCCAAGTTGCCTAGCTGCAGGCTACGCGGTTTGGCGATGAGCAATCAAGCATGCCTCGTATCATGTGGAAATACTTTCACCTTGAATGTTGCACGCGTTCGCATGAGACGCACGTAATTGAAAATGGGAATGTTTAACACTGAGTTGATGGAGCGTTTGAAAGCAGTTACCCGTGACACGGAAATTCCCGAGCCAAACCCACTTGGAATCACGTCATTACATAGTTCACTTCTGACTTGCAGAATATTAACGATCGATCGTCGTTGGATGTCGTGCACATTGATGATGGTGCGAACGGATGATCCTgcaatgattgaaaatatacagGGTATATTTGGTGAAAGTAGCCACTCGACCAGCCGCGGTGATTTCGTGTCCTACGTTATGCTGCGTAGGATTGCCACCTCCCTGAGTGTGAGTGGCCACTTTCACGAAATAATCCAGGTACCAAAAAAATAGAACATCCGATACAAAGAGGATCAATCCCTCAATTCGGAAAGATGCTTACATCGGAATGATTAATCCtgtgtattttgtttattaccAGCTATCAAATCTATTCGCAAAGTGGGTTTTACAATATAGACCATCAAAgttcaatttctttcataGGTGCTTCTTTATTTCAAAGTCACTATCAAACTAGTTGTCGATCTGTTGGAGGCGTCGTAGAAAAATCTCCATGTAATGTAAACTCAATTTTCTTGTAGTACTTTAAATCATAAACGACTCATTCGAACGATCCATCACATCGATGCTCAAGTTTCGTAAAGTGCATTCAATTTTCGTGCTTCGTGGACAATTGCAAATGCAAATGAACCTTTCATCGCTAAGCGTTCTTGACCCGCTGTCTTGTacttttattaaatttctgaTTTACCAGCACGAGTTGTACTCTCTGTAGTAAATCCAGGAATGCAGGAATCCCTGCGACGTTTAACCCTATGAAGTTATCTGACTAAAAGTCAATTCCGAACATAACATATTGCAGAGCGCGGTAAGATCATTGCGTATCTTCATTTTAAGTGTTATTGCGACCCAAATCTTTGTCGAAAGCTTGGAAGACTTGGACTCATTTTGAACCaagacttgttttttttttttgcttattcatgttataagtatatacatacgcttcacttttttacttaaatttcttcctttttttcagtTCATACCTCGTCTTCTTGACTCTTTGGCATCGATAATCGTTCAACTTGTTAGAGTTTTCATTCTATCAGTATGCCCTCATTTATCCAAGGCACATGTATAGCGTAACACATAACAATTGTTGTAATTAAGATCTTCCATTTTATACAGCGGTACAAATTTCATATACTTTTCCGACCCACGATACTGTAACGAAGTTGTGTTCACACTCTTTACACATCCTCGATCCATACAGATCATACTagtaaaaacaattatttcatcaactGTCTTAATCAATATCGTCATTCCATCAACCAGCAACAATACTTCGAATACACATACCACTTTGGTGCACAACGCATTGGTGCTCTGAATTGACAATTATCAGAGTCGATCTTGGCGATTATTCCGTTCATGTTTTCTACCAAACACGACATTGATGTATTCTCGTTATTCCAAGAGTCCCACACTCCGGGTCATCACCCTAATGGTCAATTACTACGTCTTTCACAGAAAACGGTAACCTCCGAGCTCACTACACGAAAACGACGGTCCGTGCCGGTGAGGTCCTACGGCTGGTCGCGGTATTCCAGGACACGAGGCGCTATCCCCTGACCTTTGGGATCAACGGGGTTAAGGGATCTTTGGAGAAGGATCAGTACGCGCAGTGCCTAGACTCCCACGGAAGGGAAATCTTCGCTCCTCTCTCTGCCAGAGGCGAATTTTACGCGACCTGCCCCAGCGGGAGCTTGGACACTGACTCTGACGCCATACTCTACAAGGTGCACCAGCTCGCTAAGAGGGATCTGCCACTCAAGGTACGTCTTCCTGTGCCATAAGGTCTTGTTACAGGTACTCCTTGCAGCAGCAGCCGAACGATTAGTCCCGTGCGAATGCGCgcttttgtataatatatatatatatatgtgcggTAACGTTATTCTATGTAAATTGTATTGGTGATTGGTTGGTGCGAACCTTGAATCTACAAAACAATGCTGCGACTTTACGACAAATGATGCAGGCGACAATTAGATTTCTAATTCTCTTTGCATTCCTATCACAGGTGAGACTAGTGGCTGGTCCGCTGCCAGTCCCTCTTCCCCGTGAGTACGCGGGTTTGATGCAGCTTCAAACAGCTACCAGAGGCTCAATCGTCTTGGGATGTCTCGTACCGGAGAGACCAGTGCACGATCCAGAAATGCTCGAACTGATGGTTTCAGGGCCTGGAGCACCACGAGTTAGACGCGCTCGTCTCGGTTATCCTTCGGAGACTCGGCTCCTTGCATCTCCAAAGATGCAGAGATTACTGACTGCCTGCTGGTACGTGTGTCTCTATTATACATACCtgtgtaggtatgtacattCTGGGATAGAATAGGATAGCACTATAGAAATTCgccaaattttctaaaaaatacGCAGACTGGGATGATTGAACAATTGAATTCTTATGAACTCTTAATTGCAGTTTTTGAAATTCCAGTCATCCTAGCCCCTGGTCCAATTCCAGTTAGTAATGTTTATGGATGAATAAGACCCATTGATCAAATAAGAGTTTAGGAGGACAGAAAAAACCGTCCCAAAAATCTTCAATAGTGTTATTTCTCTTTCAGTTTTTAAACgcaaatgaaacaaaattcttaCTATTtaatagaaataaatgaaaatgaattccaATACAACAAACTGAGGTATtagcattttgaaaaaatgtattataattgaaacgtCCAAACCTTGGTGTTTTTTTAATCCCTTTTTGATAATTTCGGGGCCTATTTTATTCACTATAGAGATCTCCAAAGATggcctgaaattttttttacaaatagcTGACCTTAGAGTagataaaaatagatttgCGTAAGTACGGTACAACAGATGTTTGTCAACAATTAAATGTGCACATTATAACTGTAGcttaatgtaaaaatttttgaatggtTTTCGcacaatttataaattatagcTGGTCAGCGTGTAAATAGAGTCTCAACAGTTCAATTATTTGCAACGTTCTAATTGTAAAAACGCTTCTCAAATCATTGGTATCCTTGCGTTCTTCGAATTTTGTTGGCAAATTCGTTGCCATCGCACCGTAAGGCTGTTGTTTTATTAGTGTTCACCATAATTGGCATAATCAAGATCAAGATTAACAGTGCTGAAGATTTTGTAATACGTTTCtgttttcttcctctttttctaAGTTTTGATTCAGGTGGTACCACCCATTCCCCCTTAAACTCAAACTTGAATTCACTCCAGGGGCTCAGGATTACAAAACctgttttatttaattcttatTTTGTACAACAGCAGGACACTGGGTGACCGTGCAACAGAGCCAAGAGTCGCACCGCATACGTGGCAGCCAAAGATCACGCCAGAAAAGGAACTAAATTTGAAGGAAATCAAGCCAAAGCCCGAAACGAAACCAATCCTGCGAAGTCTCCGCGATGGTTTAGAGAATCTGAAGAAGACAGCGAGTCGAGAACGAAGTCAGACAAGACAAACGGGGAACGGTGGTGGTTTCCTCGAAAAAATCTCGAAGCTAACTCAAAGTAGCAAAAGCCGGAATCCGGCGAAGAAGTCGGCTTCCTTCACGTTCGCCGTGCGACCGGAAGTCGCCATGCGTTCGGGGGAGAAGTACGCGAGTCTTGAACCGGACGTGACGTCATCCAGTAGCAACAGGGGTCCCAAACAACCCGTTCAGAGATCGATCTCGGCTGGCGTTCTGGACACACATCAGGCTCACGTTGAGCTTGAGCCAAATTACGCCCGTGTTAGGGATAGTCTGGTGCTTTCATCTAGTCCGCCAAACCTGACGAAGGCTAAGGCGGAAGACATATACGCGGAGATATGCGAGAATGCCGCAGCTGAAAACGTGCCAAACCTATCGGATACTCATATCGTCGCAAAAGTGAAAATCACCGTGCGAAACGACAGCGTTTATCCCGACGCTGACGAAAGAAGTGGCCATAATAATTACGTCAATTTAATACACACCTCCCAACAGATCGATTCGATCATCAACACCGACGTCGACGTGGTATATAACACGGTTTTATGAACCTCGGGGTCGTTGATGAAACGAACCGATGTAGCCGATTCTGGCAATATGATATGTTGCGAGGAAGAAGCTAATTGGCGTGCTAGACATTTGTATTATAGTTGTCAATATAGATAGATGTAAATTCGTAGCTTATTtctaattatatacatacgtgtaaatatattcaaatacatGACGCATGCATCTGTTTTGAAACAATATACGATTGTTGTACGAGTGCCTATCTGTTATCCTCGATTGATTTGTTTCAGACGTCAAGAATGTGCGAGGGTAAATATACTTGGCGTAGGTTCTATtgacgaatttcaaaaattcatcctTCAATAGGAACATTTCACCGTTGgattcattcaaattcatcATGCGGATCAATAAATCAATATCCAATTGCGTTCCTATCTTTGGGAACCGTTTTCACCTCTTTAAGCCTTTTATCtgccgatgaaaaaaatacgtcaCTTTTAGTTTTCAATGGCCTATAACATACATGAGTTGCAATGAATTCGCGAGGGGACACCGATCTGGTGTTCTATATagtgatttattttattacgtgAGTTTAAAGAGCTTCAATTTAAGGTTGGCGATGGGTGAAGGTAAAGTTGTCACATTAAATTGCCGATGGAAAACAggtcaatttttaattgaatgctgctttatttttcgaaaaatgtgtCGTACAGCCAAAACCGTCTTCCTAAACGTTAGAAGCGTCGACTTCAGTCGattttgacaaaaatgaatatatctcCATAACGATGCGACGTAGCAGATTTTTACTTGGAGTTTTGATGATTTATGAGTAATAGGATTAATAGAAAATCCGTAAATCATCAAaaccgagaaaaaaatactttttagAGTGTACGTGTCACGTATTTTGACTATTCTCCAAACCCTATCCAAGCCTATGCATCACTGACGCGATTCAGGCTATGATAGCCTCATTTTATATCGAATGCCAAACACAGATATGTAAAAACAAATGAGTTTCATGCATTAATCATACCGTAAAAGAAGAACCTGTAATGTATGAAAATTGGCACGCGATCTTAGAGATTTGACGAGTCTCGGAGGCTGGGTAAGTgaaagttttcatttcatcaatttACAGACAGAGCGTAAATCagatcttcagtcaacgccaTAAGTAGTCGGAGACTTCAAACTCCGCCCGACGTCGCATGTTACGGCAATCCTCTAAGCAGTAGATCGCGTTGCACCATAgagatataggtataatataaaacgTAAGTAACGGCGTGAGCGTCCCGTGAATGAACTTGAATCAGTTCTTTGAAGGACAGAAGATAATAATTCTCCCGTTCTCTCTGTCGCTCTACTggtgaaggggggggggggggggcagctGGGCTAGCGCGTGTAGCTACTCCCACTCCATGGAAAGAGCGACAAGGGGGGGGGTTATTTTCTTCCGTCCTTTAGAGAACTGATTTTACTCTCATCTGAGCGCCGGACGGAATCAGTCGTTTCCGAGCAATTCGAGCGAAATCACGCGTTCTCAGTGGTACCGGTTCAACGTACAGACCGCGTTCTTCAGGATGTGTCATGACTTTTGATCAGTGCATTTCCACCATACTTATCTGTAAATAATAGACGAGGAGCCGCGTGTAGCCCGAACCAAAACTGAGctactgaaataaaaacatcctgCGAACGTTGATTGTGAATTTCGTGTGCTgagttttcattgttttgaaCAACTTCAGACTTCAGTGATGTGTATTATTGTCTCTGTGCGTCGAgtgcaattttataattattttggcTGATTTTCGGCGAATGCGCAATTGCACTGTTAGCAAGTTTATTCGGTCGGTTCAGTCAGACAACTACAGCACAAAAAGTGAGTGTAGAATCGAGTGTTATTGGGGTGCGGGTTTTTTGGATTATAAGAGTTTAGTGAAGATGTGACTTATGTGAAAAGTGCATCGCTTCACCAATGCACGTGAGATGCTACAACAACTACTACGTAGAGTATGGAGCATCCCAGATTCCAGGTAACAATACAGTGCAACCTCCGAATGAGACCGGGCTCGGGCGGTTAGGGGAATATAATTCCGAGAAATAAGTTACCCCCACCCGCGGGGTATTTTCAAATGCtttttaaaatgtaaatttcaaaTGCTCAAGTACATGCGAAGAATGATATTATTTGATATTAAAgaatgatattattttttgacaaGAATTGCtgaatattttactttgtGTTATCCTTTTTAagataattacatttttttattaatatatcgaaattttaaaaaaatttaaatattaatagGTGTTAACGATAGATTAATTCATTACTATACTATTATTCAAAGCATAAATTGAGACCAAAATACAATTTCCACGGGCGGACTTATTCAGAGGTTCGCCCCAGATTCTGCGATGTGCGACGATGCGTGACGATGTGTGAAGTAGTGGGGGCAACTCTCGAGCGAAGATTAGGGGAAGCGGACTTATTTTGAGAGGGCTTATTCAGAGGTTGCACTGTacttaattcaatttttgattgaTAATTTACGGTGGTCATTTAAAGCCGAACTTTTGTTCTTGCATAATATGGAATgcagaaatatgaaaatagacaacagtaataattcatttgaaaaccGAAAAGCCAATTTGCTAAATTAATTCTAGTGTCTTGCtttgtttttcacagatttAAGCAGAGAGTTCCGGCTGACTTCTCCATTTCTCGgcaacgttggtgagtttgcatgtgTTAGGTTATGGGTATTTCCCTGGGATTCCtctgtcacgtggcgtggcggtaacaattgttacacatATCTTCGATTTCTTAGCTATATGGTTAGGCTCATGCACGATCGCAACGTGCTTGACTTTCAgtcgaatcattttttttcataatgcAATTTAGCGTAGCTTACTtcatttagaaaatttacacgttgctaaaagtggaatgagcatcgcgacaggtaaCCATCGCTTACTCGGCACTCGCGAGATCGAATTGTGTTTTGCAACTGATGTAATAATTTGCGTTTGAATTTACCAATGATGCCGTTTAAGTGCCGGATtactaaaataataaatgcaaTATTAGGGTGGGCGGGATATGACCGCGATACTGTATTCTGAGTAGACAGACtacgatacaaaaacattttgctcccaacaggtaaccaacgaaaatgtaagtcagtgaccacggcgcaaatgatgaagaatgatgtgtgttggaaaaaatggagaatcgATTAGgtcgaatataggtaaccgggtaggtaggcggacgttttgggatccgtcgcgggatttatgaatgaatgtgtgaatcTCTCTTTTCCATTGGGTGGCTTCGTTGGGAAACAGGCgagggtaggaaggtcgcgatgtaccgtgatgttactaacctttgtaatccacagcgtcaaacgatcacagaaatatttttaccaaaagaCTCCGTATTCGAGTCTCTCAACCATTTGTAAGCATTTGAATATTAACGAGATCGAATTGCCTATTGTCACTTTGCAACCATTTTTTAatcgttattcaattcaattatttagtcATTACCGATCATTATTCCATCCAGTTCGTCACGCCTTATTGCGCGTAGATTAATAACGCGAATTGGACGCAGCTTTTTGCGGGCCAATTGATAAGGGGAGTCGTACACGGTTTTTTGCCCGTCGGTTTTGCAAACAGTACATAAAAGAGTTACGCACTCTCAATGTGCTGATTTGTCAGCTCTTCGGTCAATTGTTTAACGAATaataaagttttcaagttCCACGGCGCCTTTAGCGCGTGGACTTGATACCTTTTAGTTATGAAAGAAAGCGCGGCATTTGAAAACCGGCGCTGAACACGCAGGaacaaaaatgtttcagataattaatttgtttattttcattaattatattttttacttctctaAACTAAGTATATTTTTGTCTGTATCGACATATGGcactaattatatttttatttgttccaCGTAACCGAGTTTCATTAACTATACTGAAAAATCAACGCCTCATTTTTTAGGCTTAGGTCTGGTTCAGGGTTAGTCATGTTGTTTTCACCGATACATAGATTTAGTGATGTACTTCAGAATCATCGTGATCACAAAGTGTAGCAAAATTTATTTGGCTGTAGTTTTATTTAATGCTTTTGCAGTTTTTTATTGCGATCGTTTTAAcgtcgagttttttttctcgagtcGCTCGTGGGTCATATTTGGTTTGTCTTTCACCATAGAATTATACAGCTTCTTATTCTACTCCGATTTGTTTCTATTTCTTCAAAGATTTCTGCATCGTCTTTCGACAGGTAAATGCCAACGTCTTACAGCGGTTTCTGTTTTCGATCTTAGTTTCGTTTTTGATTGTTTTGCGTATTCACCAGGTTCTCCATTTTTGTGATTATCTCATACCtcataagaagaaaaaaccgtGCGCGAACATCCGAAGTCAATCGCCGTTCGCATATAAGATAAAAACAATCACCCTTCATCCATAATTAAAACAGTCTCTTTCATCGATAATAAATAGTCAGCGAGTTATATgaactgaaatatttcaaacaaattgcGAATACACGCGAGTACAAATTGAttgggaaaaacaatttaccaTAATtaccatttgaaaaaaagtcatGTGTAATTTTTCCAAGAACACAAGATCGATCTTGCAACTATTCTCCGTGGAGTAGGCCTACTGGGGAtacaacgtaaaaaaaaaaacgcgctGGGTGCTCTACCGCTTGCGGTGGCGTGGAAACAAGCATAAGTgaagtaaattattttcactggtCAAATACTAACATATTGTAGTTTTTCTAAGggattatataaaaatttcaatctgtTTACGTTCGTCATTCCATAGGCATAATAACATTCGACTCTGCATTATCTGGGCACACCCGGTGAGCGACGGTAACATCCGCTCTTGTGTAAACTTTACGTACGGACCGCTTGCCGGTTGAGTTGCGCTTTCAAGGTAGGACGTAGAGGACGCTTCTTAACAATGAATTTAACTCGTTCATTTTCGATAACGAAAAATCCCAGAAGGCTACGAGTCTTTATACTTATATCTTCAATCACGCACAAGGTGCCACAAAGTTGATAACACGAAAAAGGCGGACGTGTGAGCTCTTATCAGGCATCGCTTTGCGCAATCATCAGTTTCTCAATCGGCTgtcagtaaaatatattttcggtAGAGGGTGCATCAGTCAAATCATGTGATTCGTGACGTTCGTGACCATAACTCAAGTGGGGTTACATCACAAGTTGAAAGCCCAACAAATCATTTGACTTACGTGATTTGGGTAGAAGCTAATGGGGATCCGACTTAAAGAAAAATGTGCACTGAGCATAGAATCCCTAGTTTTTAACCAATGGAGAGACAGGAAAACTAGGGAGATTGCACTGAATGCGCATTGAGTACGCACTTTTGCTGTAAGTCAAATTTACCATAACCTGTTGCCTTGGAAATacgaaaatgaattaaatttaagGAAATTTGTATCCGAT is drawn from Neodiprion fabricii isolate iyNeoFabr1 chromosome 3, iyNeoFabr1.1, whole genome shotgun sequence and contains these coding sequences:
- the LOC124177941 gene encoding uncharacterized protein LOC124177941 isoform X2, giving the protein MSSNGEFSTISSGEGTSLPKSLPSSREATAETNSGGFMPLREFLDRFSLPRVVRLEGTGGRPVLLYKQQPRSLRVTATLLMHRYRHDVKVGPEIVIPEGYPGWFSVVSGSNMTGTARVYRRVETLVRAGVPAFLLTSPLRAYTLTHSKMENGNLRAHYTKTTVRAGEVLRLVAVFQDTRRYPLTFGINGVKGSLEKDQYAQCLDSHGREIFAPLSARGEFYATCPSGSLDTDSDAILYKVHQLAKRDLPLKVRLVAGPLPVPLPREYAGLMQLQTATRGSIVLGCLVPERPVHDPEMLELMVSGPGAPRVRRARLGYPSETRLLASPKMQRLLTACWTLGDRATEPRVAPHTWQPKITPEKELNLKEIKPKPETKPILRSLRDGLENLKKTASRERSQTRQTGNGGGFLEKISKLTQSSKSRNPAKKSASFTFAVRPEVAMRSGEKYASLEPDVTSSSSNRGPKQPVQRSISAGVLDTHQAHVELEPNYARVRDSLVLSSSPPNLTKAKAEDIYAEICENAAAENVPNLSDTHIVAKVKITVRNDSVYPDADERSGHNNYVNLIHTSQQIDSIINTDVDVVYNTVL
- the LOC124177941 gene encoding uncharacterized protein LOC124177941 isoform X1, which codes for MSSNGEFSTISSGEGTSLPKSLPSSREATAETNSGGFMPLREFLDRFSLPRVVRLEGTGGRPVLLYKQQPRSLRVTATLLMHRYRHDVKVGPEIVIPEGYPGWFSVVSGSNMTGTARVYRRVETLVRAGVPAFLLTSPLRAYTLTHSKMENGNLRAHYTKTTVRAGEVLRLVAVFQDTRRYPLTFGINGVKGSLEKDQYAQCLDSHGREIFAPLSARGEFYATCPSGSLDTDSDAILYKVHQLAKRDLPLKVRLVAGPLPVPLPREYAGLMQLQTATRGSIVLGCLVPERPVHDPEMLELMVSGPGAPRVRRARLGYPSETRLLASPKMQRLLTACCRTLGDRATEPRVAPHTWQPKITPEKELNLKEIKPKPETKPILRSLRDGLENLKKTASRERSQTRQTGNGGGFLEKISKLTQSSKSRNPAKKSASFTFAVRPEVAMRSGEKYASLEPDVTSSSSNRGPKQPVQRSISAGVLDTHQAHVELEPNYARVRDSLVLSSSPPNLTKAKAEDIYAEICENAAAENVPNLSDTHIVAKVKITVRNDSVYPDADERSGHNNYVNLIHTSQQIDSIINTDVDVVYNTVL